The stretch of DNA TTTTGATGATGAAAATCAATAGTTTTATGTATTGTTTGTGGCAGGACACATTCCTGTTGGCCAGCTCTGTATGTCAGAGCTGTTTGGGAGTAACAAATCTAAACCACTTGCCTAACTACAGCAATAGTGTACTACAAGGAAAATTAAAGGAACAGTGCCTTTCTCTACAGCTCTCCctctgcttcagaaaagctAGGGACATTTCTTTGGCTGACAGCCAATACACTGCTCAATGACTGTGATCTGATTCGgtgtaaacagaaaaataaataaaacacctCTTCATGTTCCTCTTCATCATATTCCTCTggttcttctgcttcttcatcatcttcaccTTCTTTATcttttgttctgtctttctcatcatcagatttttcttcttcatcatcCTTCTTTTCCAACTCCTGTCAGAAGACACTTTTATTTACACCGTAATCCAACATTATGGCAACAGTATGCCTTCCTCATAACCAAAGTGTTATGCTGCAGTTAACAGCAAGATGAATAGCCTAACAATattgtacaaatattttttgtcaatATCTAAAGACAACATGATGTGAAATGCTAGAACGTTATAAgaactttttttatttagtgTAAGTCATTAGGCTTCAAGTCTAAAAAAAGCATGTCTTGTGCAATAAAATGAGATGATTAATTCCCTTTACCATCTACTCCTGGAGTAATTCACAGTAGAAAGTCATATCACATTTGATAAAATGTAACCACAAACTATAAAGTATGTGCACCAAACTGCTTATACATCATCAAGAAAAAACTATGAGGCTATTTTACctttcagctttccatttcCGCTTGGTGGGTCGTCAGCACCAAAATGTCCTCATTAATTCTCCTTCTGTATGTTTCTTTGCTCTCAACTTACTAATGGGTTTATTTCCAACGTCAGTAAAGTGCTAAAACAGCCatcaatttaaaatttctgGAACCATTTCCTCCTTTGGTAAGCTCTATTTTTCACAATTAGGCCATATAGCAACACCATGAAGAACAACTGAATGTGTTCGGAgttaaacagaataaaaacaaacaaaaaaaaccaaaagaacaGTTCCTCCATTACCAGGTTTTATCCTCCTCTCGCTTGTGCTACCATACTGGAGAACTTTTGTCAGTCAAGGTAACAAGACCAGGCCAGAAAGGCTGATCCCAGAAAGTATATCAGaggattaattttctttcaataatTCCTGTTGTACAATTCAGTAAAATTAAGCACATCTCACCTCAATTTTTTTCAATACATCCAAGTTACTTTTAGGCTCAgaattctttgccttttttggttttgaaccTGCTGAAATAAAGTAcataactattatttttttctcgtacataaaataacataaatcattttatttgcttttaagagCTTGTATCTTAAGAGTAGTAACTGCCATGAAAATCCCATACTGTCTGTTCTAAAATTACTTCAGCTCTGAGCTACCTCAGTCACAGAGGAATATTGGCCTGATTTATCTAAGTGATGTCTACAGGTTCAGcttgaaattcattttatgcAGATATTTGACCAAAGGCTTGATCAAACTATAGCATTCAGCTTCACAAAATGCTTTTCACTTACTCACAATAAATTAAGACATTAGGGGAAAAAACCACAAatatgttgttatttttctatcatCTGACGAGATAAAACATATCTACAAAGCAACGACAGCAGGGCACTTcagacagatatttttttttaaagtggaaaaaaaggcagtcaGAAGGGTTTATGAGCTCCCCTGGAGTAATGAGGTCACTGCAGTTAAATGGCTTTTGGACGAGAAATGACTCTTACGTGCACACAGTCTTTATCTAAAGTTAATTCCTGCAGTTCTTCCTCATCCTACTTAATTATATGGTGGATCAAAGGTTGAAAGTAATACTCTGTAACCAGGTAAGAGCTGTCTGAATTGCAGCACTCCAAGCTTGGGAACACCTGTCTCAGTTCCAGGAGTGCAGTTTGACCAGTAGAAACAAAGAGCTCTGGGCAATATTATAGCAAAGCTAGAGATGTCCTGTTTCCATGATATACCTGTCTTTCCATTCTCGTGCTGTACCATGCACTGCTGCACAAAATTACACCTTCAGGTTGTACCTAACACAATAGCTCTTCCCAGCAGAGTAAAACTGCCTATGTAAATTTCTACAATGGTGTAGCTACACAGCTTCTGATGACCAGATAGCTACAGACCAGCTAGTTATGTAACAtccacccttttttttttgtacactACAGTTCACTAAATgttaggagaaagaaaattcgTATGCGCTGGTGGAAGGAGGGGATAACCTTTCTGGAGCAGACAGTAGTCCAAAGcagtatgtattttatttggcCCAATACCTAAGGAACTAGAAGCTGCtaagaaaataactgcattttgtCAAAAGCATTTGTCAAAGATAACATTCTGctcatttcagcattttgccTAGGAAGAGATTACATGACAAAAGCATTGCACATAGCTGAGGGAAGTCAAGCTGCTCTGTAATAATGTATAAACACATAAGTCAAAGCAAACGCATCCAGAATGAAGGAGGCCCTTAGAGAAGACAAGTGTGATTGAAAATGATCATCTCTGCACAGACACCTGCAGACTTTTAGGGATAATATCTATAAGCAGCTTGGAAGTCAAAAAAGATATGCAAAAGCCTTCACTAAATGGTGGGTATCTTTGGACTACATTCCAACAATGTAATACTATGGACACAAGCCCACCATTTGAAAGTAGAACTTTAAGCAAAATAGCTCTTCACATCCATGTTTCTTTGAGATGCAGTGGAATacaatctgttttcttttaaactgctGCTCTTACAGTGCTTTGGCTTACATGAGTAAATCTGATTGCTGTCTACACATGCATATAGCTGACCTACAGGAGCTGAAGTCAGTCAGTTTActgtttgttgtatttttttttaatttctggggGGTTATTTTTTTTGGAGGCACTGCTGATATTTCAGATACTGTGGTTCACAGCCCAGCCTAAGTGTGGGAGAGATGTGAAACTCTACCTGAAGTTATGTCAGTAAAAGATGTGGCCAGGTGTTAAGTTAAAACTCTCAGGGAAGCCATAAAGGGAGTAAAAAAAGTAGCCACATATAACTGGGCAGTGACCCAAGAACCACTCCTGCGATCTTTGACAACAGAATGGTAGGAAACCTGTCTGTGTTTCAGTGCAGATAAAATTCACTTCACTCCCTCACCTTTGTTCCACTTGATTATAACATGTCACCCAACATGGCtgtcaacaaaacaaaaagtaacatGGCTCCATGTCACCACGATTCCCCTCAAAAAACTAAAACCGCatgatttttgcttttagagAAACAGGTTTTTTTACCCAATCAAATCCTGGTGATATGTAAGAAAATGCACCTTTAAGAGCAAATCAAGAAACATGCACAAAAGACAGTGGAAATAAGGAACACATTGATCCGTGATTCTCCGTGATAATCAGAATGCTAGTATATCAAAGGAATACTGGATTGGCATTTATGATTTCATGGAATCTTGGGGAGCGAATTATTGTCTGTAGGCTTACAAAAGCCAGtgcaaattcttcttttttaaaaaagaaaatggatgtgTACTCATTTCTTCTTGAGGGATTTTGCAAATAAGTAGTTAATTTTCAATTGAATCTTGCTGTCTATTAACCATGCTTCTCAATGACActcttagaaggaaaaaagcttccagctgagccactctccatgACTACTGTACATGCcccttcctttttctattttaccCTTGAACTGAAAAATGACATATGAAGGACTTGgacaaagagaacaagaaagtaCACAACTGTATGTAACAGACAGCTAGGTACAAGAGACCAAGTGTTGTTTCACATCAACAAAGCAACAGACTTCTATAGagaacttaaaataataatcatgCATACtggaaaacacttttaaaagtGAATACACTTCTGATGCTGTgcaataaaaagatttttttccttaaaagagcAACCAATACCAGCTCCAACTGCTGTTGAAGGATCTGGTTCACaattctgcagaagaaagctgaaaataaacaaaaaaagtaaaaccagagaaatagaaaataacctACATTAAATTACACATAAAAGACCTAAAAAGAATAGAAGTCAATCAAGTAATATACAATTAATTGAGAAACccaaaatttgaagaaaatctgaacaTCTAGCTATTTGTTGAATAGAAGGtggaaagtaaaagaaaaagatttttgcatttttaatcttcCAATATTATGTATTAGCAGCttgcaaattattaaaaatgaggGAGACtagtaaattatttaaaaaataatctaccAAAAGCCCTATTTTTAGGTCTATCTAACCAGCTCTAGCATGTCTTCttacaaaatcttttaaaatttttaaaaatacataattaccttttttcatctttttctttggcTTCATCTCTCTTGGGAGTCTTCTCCAATCTGCACAGAAAATAGCTTTAATACTTATAAATGATGATTTACAGCAGTAATCCTCCTACTCTTACTCACCAAGACAGCCTCTGTTGTGCTTTACTCATTTACATATAAGTCTAACTGTCATACAAGGTCATTTAGGGTTTATAAGTCTAATTGTTTAGGCATCCAATGATTTTGCTGAATTTTAGCTGTACTTTAGCTGGGGAAGTACAATGAGGACCAGCATTTCACCCATTTAATGAAAACTAGTGTCTACCCCAGTCAGACAAAGTTCAGCCCTTCCAGTGTCCCAGGTGCCCTCTAAATTACATAGTATCATCAAGCCTACAGTACTGACCTATACAGATATATTTGTGAAAGTTTAATGTCATAAAATCAATCTACCAATGACTGAGAAACCATGCTGGTGGAATTTTTAATACGTAACTTTTATACATTCAGTTCCAAACTGGTATGTGCATGGGAAGTAACAAAGAGTGAAACTAGAGATCAAACTTGCATTTTTGTTGAGAATTAGTTATtttgaatgaggaaaaaaaacagaatcatatttatttatttttttctagataaaACTCTACTTCCCTTTgatctgaaaacatgaaaagggCATAACCCTCAACAAGGAATACATGCCTTGGTAAGGATGCGTGCATGTactattttattcctttaaaaattatgaatcaaacatttcagaagaacagatttCCCAGGCTAATATCAAAATAGCCTTTGGTATTCTCAGGTGTTACCTGGGGTCCATGCTGCATGCTCCTTTTCACCATCCATGTACTTTTTACTGTACCTTTCAATTGCTGTAGAGAAAGACGCAAAGATTTTTTGAATCCATTAGAAAGGCAATCAACACAGTGTTTTTGGTATTTTCCTGTAACTAAACATACAGTATATCCTCTTTACCCCACATGGAACACTTTCTTGTGCTGTTGTACAACACTTAAAAACAGTTTCATAAAGTTTTCATGAAAATTCCCAGGACTAACCATACAATAAGTACTTGAAAAACCTGGATTTTATAACACCAtgtctcacaaaaaaaaaaaaaaaaaaaaaaaaaaaaaaaaaaaaaaaaaaaaaaaaaaaaaagaaagagtacTGCTTCCCATTTTGAAGGTATCTCCTTTCTGTCAAGGGAATGCCATTCCTACCCATCTAGTTGTTGATGTATGGGCTGGAAGAGCAGACAGGGAGGTGGACTGATAATTGGCTGAATGGCTGCACCACAGAGTGGTGATCTGCAGTGCAAAGCCTACCTGGAGGCCCAGGAGCTGACACAGGGTCCAAGTCCTGTCTTAATATCTTCATTATTGAGCTGGATGATGGcagagtgcatcctcagcagtCTGCTGATGACATAAAAGTGGTGGGAGTGGTAGATGGACCAGAGggttgtgctgccatccagGGGGACCTGGTCTACAGTTTCCTTATAACATAGAGCTATGATCTCTCAGCAATAGGACCCAAGGGAATTGCAGAATCACAACACGGTTTCAGCTTgaagggactttaaagaccatccagttccaacatCCTGCCAttggcagggacatctcccactagtCCAGGTTGCCCACAACCCCATCCAGTCTGCCCTCAAAAACCTCCAGGGGTGGgccatccacagcttctttgggcaacctgtgccagtgcttcacacTCCCTGaagctttcccttctccaggctaaacaagcctaGTTCTCTCAGCATTTGTTCATAGAAGAGCCCTCCAAGCACtcttgtggcctcctctgaacttgctccaacagctccacatccttcttgtgctgggagccccagagTTGAATGCAGTAAATATGAAGCTGTGTTGAAGGAGAGTCAGACTGGGTATTAGCAAAAGGTTCCTTGCTGAGAAggtggtcaggcattggaacagtGTCCCCAGGGTCATGGCaaaagctgccagagttcaagaaggATTGGGACAGTGCTCTTAGACagagggtttgaattttggtcATTCTGTAAGGAGCCAGGATGTGGACAccatgatccttatgggtcccttccaaagcAGAATACTGTTCTGTACCTGAACAAGCTGGAGACATTGGCTGACAGGAACCTTGTCACGTTCAACAAGgagaagtgcaaagtcctgcacttGGGGAGGAACAACCCCAAGCACCAGGTCATCCTAGCAGTACCcagctggaagcagctctgcagggaaggatCTGGGGTCCTGGTGGCCACCAAGTTGAGCATGAGCAATCAATGTGTCCTTGCTGCtaaggccaatggtatcctggacTGCACCAGGCAAAGCGTTGTCAGCAGGCCAACTAGCATGGGTGAGGCCATGCCTATAGTCTTTTGTCCAGTTCTTGGCTCCCCAGTAAaagagagacctggacataCTGGAGTGAGTCCAACATAGGGTTACAAAAATGTTGAAGCAACTGTagcacctctcctttgaggagaggctgaaagagctgagactgctcagcctggagaaaagaaggctcatGGGGATCTCATCCATGTCCATAAATACATGAAGAgagggtgcaaagaggatggatccaggctcttttcagtagtTTCCaatgccaggacaagaggcaatgggcacaatgtggaacacaggaagttcacTCTGACCAACAAGCAGCACTCCTGTGCTGTTtggatgacagagcactggcacaggctgcccagaaaggctatggagtctcctccttgtAGATCTGCAGAAGCCTCCTGGACATGgacctgggcactctgctctaggtgttcctgctggagcaggggttgggacAGATGGACACAGAGAGCCATGCCAGCTTCAACACTTCTGTCATTTTgtgattgaaaaaaataaagctagtGGCATTTATCATCACTGTTCTAATCCTAACAAGCATCCAGAATTCTTAGGCCCCAGAAGGCCTGCACGCATCCAGAATTAGAAGGTCTCAGAAGGCCTGAGAAGTCATCTCTGAATGACCAATCATCACCACCTCTCAGGACTCTAAGTACTTTTGCAATGGAAAACCTTTGCAGAATAGCAAGatgatgtttctgaaaaagaagcgatattttttttgtccatttttccTCTATTTAGGCACAAGAAATAAACTGAGAAATGTAGTGTAAACAACACAGTAGTTATATAGTGTAGGTATATGGATTCATACTGGAAAAATTAATCTTGCACAACCTTTAatgagaaaagtatttttaaccagtctcattttttcttatctaATTACCATGCCCAATTGCAATATCCACAACACAAAATTGTTAATTCTGATTGTAGTAATACCTCATTACTCAAattgggatcatttttgtgggtATTgtacaaaaagtgaaaaattgaCTGTGATCTATACAGTAAAAGACTTCTAACATACTCACCGGAGAAAAGTGTGGAAAAAGATGATATCGGAAATTAAACTCAATTTTAAACTTAGTTGTGGTAAGGGCAAACAGAAGACCTACTTAAAACTGAGCAACAAAAAGCTTGTACCTAAAATGACAGTTTCTGAAGGGGCATTTAATATAAGTGGCCTCCACAGATGTATGAAACTGTCAGCAACACAGGGGGAAGAAACTAGTAGTTTAGATTTCAGCTCGATGATCTTTAGTAAAGAATTAATTTCTGATGCCACCAGTAAAGAAATAGGCCTGAGTGACTTGCCACTCACAGCTGATAAATTAATTCCAAACCACTGCCAAGGTGACAGTCACCCAGTCACACCAGATACACCTGcaggaaaaatatgaatgatTCATAGCTTAGGaagtaaagaaaatagagaacTTGGAGAACACACCTACTACTTGCTCAAAATAAGTTTGAAACGAATGATGAAAATCTATATATGGTATACTAATGCATCAAAATTGCCAGGTACTATTAGACATGTCTTTCCTTCACTACCtgaataatgaaagaaagacagacagcTAGTTGTaactaattaaaatgtttcccTTCTCACTCTTCAAATGACCATTTGGCTCACAGATGTTGTGCTGACAGTTTAAAAGAATCCATTTGCTCTTGCAGCAAAGCCAGTCTAAGAAATTTCTGCCAACACTCCCCACTTTTGCCTCTCCTATAATCCTACCAGATGTTTAGatgaaacacacagaagaaaagggTTGTAAACCACATTACTGAGAAGATAGGTTAAGAATAATTAGACAAAAGCAAGCTATTTAAGCTGCAAACAACCACTGATGTGACCATACTAAACCActaaaacagaagtatttttctgcaGCTAAAGGTTCAATAGAAAGTTATGGCAAGATACCAACTTATCCTCAGGGAGACACTGAGAAGAATTGAAGTGGTTCTGTTCTTGCTTACCTGCAACTGTCAATTTTTGTACAAAAACTGTCAAAGCTGGTAGTTCTATTAAAGAGCATACTCAGCACTAATACTCAGAAAGAaggatgcagaaacaaaggttAAGGGGTAAGAACTACCATGTGAGACAAAGTTGGAAAACAGAGGCAACGTTCTCACAAAGCAGCTGGTTCCTTGGAAATTACTCTGACAGGCTTTCAGACATAGCAGTTTCCTTTTTTGTGCCTCAAACGGAAATAGAAAACTTGAAGCCTGACAAAGATGAGCACTGAAAACCTCTGGTGAGATACAAATCTGGAAAGACTGAACTTTGTTTACGTGAGAGATGAAAGAGATAAGAgtaaaaaaaagagtaatttttatttattttacaatcaTAAAAGGATCTAGAAACGAAGATCAGATGTCCTGTTCTCCTTGCCCCATAACCAAGAGTTTACCTGGCTGCACAGTCAGCATCTCCAACTGCTGTGAGAACTCTGGGCTCCTGAAACTATTTTATGCTCTCTGTAGGAATTCAGGTCAGCAGAATTTTCCAGAAAGTGCCTGAAGGAGTACTGAAACACCACAG from Numida meleagris isolate 19003 breed g44 Domestic line chromosome Z, NumMel1.0, whole genome shotgun sequence encodes:
- the POLR3G gene encoding DNA-directed RNA polymerase III subunit RPC7 isoform X2, with the protein product MAGSGRGRGRASFTFNIEAIGFSKGAVLPDVVCKPPPLFPSTDNKPVPLKTGEDEDYMLALKQDFRGAMKKMPYFLAVEEDREAIERYSKKYMDGEKEHAAWTPDWRRLPREMKPKKKMKKGSKPKKAKNSEPKSNLDVLKKIEELEKKDDEEEKSDDEKDRTKDKEGEDDEEAEEPEEYDEEEHEEVFYLFFCLHRIRSQSLSSVLAVSQRNVPSFSEAEGEL
- the POLR3G gene encoding DNA-directed RNA polymerase III subunit RPC7 isoform X1; translation: MAGSGRGRGRASFTFNIEAIGFSKGAVLPDVVCKPPPLFPSTDNKPVPLKTGEDEDYMLALKQDFRGAMKKMPYFLAVEEDREAIERYSKKYMDGEKEHAAWTPDWRRLPREMKPKKKMKKAGSKPKKAKNSEPKSNLDVLKKIEELEKKDDEEEKSDDEKDRTKDKEGEDDEEAEEPEEYDEEEHEEVFYLFFCLHRIRSQSLSSVLAVSQRNVPSFSEAEGEL
- the POLR3G gene encoding DNA-directed RNA polymerase III subunit RPC7 isoform X4 — protein: MAGSGRGRGRASFTFNIEAIGFSKGAVLPDVVCKPPPLFPSTDNKPVPLKTGEDEDYMLALKQDFRGAMKKMPYFLAVEEDREAIERYSKKYMDGEKEHAAWTPDWRRLPREMKPKKKMKKAFFCRIVNQILQQQLELVLVALLRKKIFLLHSIRSVFTFKSVFHRFKTKKGKEF
- the POLR3G gene encoding DNA-directed RNA polymerase III subunit RPC7 isoform X5 — protein: MAGSGRGRGRASFTFNIEAIGFSKGAVLPDVVCKPPPLFPSTDNKPVPLKTGEDEDYMLALKQDFRGAMKKMPYFLAVEEDREAIERYSKKYMDGEKEHAAWTPDWRRLPREMKPKKKMKKAFFCRIVNQILQQQLELVLVALLRKKIFLLHSIRSVFTFKSVFQFKTKKGKEF